In the Populus trichocarpa isolate Nisqually-1 chromosome 1, P.trichocarpa_v4.1, whole genome shotgun sequence genome, TGTTCAAACACTGCTGCCTATATATAGAGTTTCTCATTGGGGGGAAAATAGTGGGGTCTAAAGCTCTGTAACGTACCCATGGCCCGGCAAGGGCGGCAATGGCACcataaaattcttgaatttgcagCAATTGGCAACAACAATATTGCCAAGCAAGGTactccttttttaaaaattaaaaattaaaaattaaaaaattgatggatCCATTTTACACAGTAAGTTACTCTGCTAGAGGCCATTCAGATTTTGTTTGCTACGTAAGACTTGTTCAACAAAAGTGGCCATCGTGGACTTAGTTGAGAGGACTTGGACATAGCTTGCACATATTGCCTGCCAAATGTGGAAACGAATGTTATGATTTTTGGCGTTTTCTTGAAGCAAGAGATCGAAAACGAAATGAATGTATACATGTAAAAAGGCAAGGAGAAACAAGCAAGAAAACTTCCTGGCCTTttgcttttttctctctttcttttccggTCAAGCTGTCTTTTGCATTTTTTGAACTTGCCTGTTTGTACCATGCTGCTGCCTTGGCTTCGGCCTTGTCATCGTCGCCGTCCTAAAAGAATCGGTGCAGTATTTGGAATTAGGTAATTAGCCCATTTCTTTAGCGCATCTAATTCCAATATCCAGACCGAGATGCTGTGGTAACGTCTAGGCCTGAAAGTGGAGATGAAGTATCAGGCCTTACTTTTGTAAGTTGGCCTCCATAAGCTTTATTTGACGGTGGGCTTTAATTTCTGGAATCATTGAACCAGCAGTCCCTCCCATTTAATTATCAAGACAAGAAACTTCTCATGAAAATCTCAAAAATACagttaaaataagaaaagaaaaaagaaaatctacaACAAGTTTTTAATGGTTGATAGACTAGTGTTGTAGTGACGGAAAGATCTCTTTAATTTCCTAGCAACCAAACATGCATGCAAGAAGTGGAGCAAgatttcttttatctttctcGTGTAAGCAAATTGTTGATGAAATCAAATGGTGATATTAGTATAGTATAAGCTTTCTAAGCCGCAAGATTGTGCTCAGTTTTGCATCACGAGAAATCCCTCATAAGACCCActttttttcaagaaagtatATAGGTCTCCATTTCCTCTACCACATAACCACCACCTAATTAGCAAGCAGCTGTGGAGCTTCTTTTTTCAACGCTTAAATTTTCTCGTGATGAAGCATGCAAATTTCCATAAAGAAAAGGATGTcagaaaataaacacaaaatagaGAAACCAAGGCTAAAGATGAGAGGAGGGTTCTTCCAAGAAGTGGACGTAGTTTTGGTGGATTTGATTCGGCTAGTAGGGTTAATGGGGAAGCAAGGGAAGGGGATTTTAGTATCTTCAagcagatttttatgctagggTTACTATtcattctgaaaaataaaaaacctctctagttttagtttttaataattgtacCGAAGAAACAGTTTTCTTAAAGATTAGACTGcaatcaatcaaataagatGAACTCAATTTGCATGTTGtctctgttttgttttgcaGGATTATGAGGACATTCTCCTTCCCAGAGATAAGAAATGGCCTTTTCTCCACAGATTTTCAATCGGTTGCTTTGGTGTATGTCTAGGTCGCGGAGAGTGTTTAAAAGTATGGCagtatggtttttttaaaagtgtttttttatttagaaatacattaaaataatatttttttattttttaaatattatttttgatatcaaaacaacaatatgaaaacataaaaaaaattaaataaaaataaataaataaattttcatggaAGTGTCTTAGTAGCCAAGCCGTCTTATGGCGTGCACTTGCAGCAAGTCCAGCTACCCAGTTTCTCCACATAATACCATTCATCAACCTTGCCCTCTGGCTCTTAGCTCTTGCGATCctaatttatgtttctttcacCTACATTCTCAAATGCATATTCTACTTTGAAGCTGTCAAGAGAGAGTACTTTCACCCTGTCCGTGTCAACTTTTTCTTTGCTCCATGGGTTGTGTGCATGTTCCTGGCCAATAGTGTACCCCCTCTGCTAGCACCTGAAAATTTGCATCCTGCCCTTTGGTGCGCCTTCATGGGACCTTACTTCTTCCTTGAGCTCAAGATCTATGGCCAATGGCTATCAGGTGGAAAGAGGCGTCTTTGCAAGGTAGCTAATCCATCTTCTCATCTCTCTGTAGTTGGAAATTTTGTTAGGGCAATTTTAGCCTCTAAAGTTGGGTGGAAGGAGGCAGCTAAGTTGTGGGCAGTAGGCTTTGCACATTACCTTGTGGTGTTCGTCACATTGTATCAGAGATTGCCAACAAGCGAACCATTGCCTAAGGAGCTCCATCCCGTGTACTCTATGTTCATTGCAGCCCCATCTCCTGCAAGCATTGCTTGGGAAACTATATATGGTGATTTTGATGGGCTGTCTAGGACGTACGTATCAACTTTTTCACAGGGTTCGGGTAAGACTACCCCTATGTTGAATTTCCTTTCCAGGTTTCCAATTAGTTTCAGGCCTAGCTTAACTTGTGGATTATCATTTGTAACTTCACAGGTTTTCAGTGGCATTGTGGTCTTATACCTTCCCCATGACAACAGCATCAGTGACAACAATCAAGTACGCAGAGAATGTCCCTGGTGTTCTAAGCAAGGGCCTTGCACTTGCACTTTCTTTCATGTCATCAACGATGGTGGTGGTATTGCTTGTATTCACCCTTCTGCACGCTTTTGTTTGGCACACATTATTTCCCAATGATGTTGCCGTTGCCGTTGCCATTGCCATGAAAAAGAGAAGACTCGTCAAGGAAAAGAAACCCTTCGAGGAAGCCTGTGATATATAGCTATGGGCAAAGCAGGCTCGTATCAAGCACAATTCGGCAAACAAGGATTTTAGTGGAGAGAATGAAATGGGCTCTTCTTCAAGCACATTACCTTAACATATGTTAACGCCAAATCTAATATAATTTGTAAAGGCTTTGATCATTGTTCATTATGTCATATGGATTGTGAACCAAAAATGAAAGAACTGCAATTTAGAAATACCTCCAAGACACTACTATCTACTGTATTCTGTATTTTCCACTAACTATTACATGTGTTGTTCATGCAATGCTACAGAAAAAGTGTGGTGGTATAAGGGTAAGAAGGCCTTGATGGCTGTACAACACCGACCATGTAGTAATTTTTATTGGATTGGGGACAAGCCTACGAAATTGTAGGAGACAGGTTAGATTTACACTAACGCGTGACATCAGTTTCTTCCACGGTAAACAATTGATCTCAAACGATACGGACTTCCATGGTTTCTGTATAACAAAAGGATTGATTATTTTTGTCCAAGTGTTCACCCATCATACTCCGTTCCCTGTAATTCTCAAGTCTCACCGGATGCCCAAGCTCCTATTGACattccaaataaaattatcacTGTGGAAATGGAATTAGGGAAAAAATTACTGATCTCCGTTGACTTACCTCCTGATCGATTGGTTTCTGACTTCATTGGTGCCCATATTGCTCCCATATTGAATCTGCTGCTTTCCACCAAATATAGATTGCCTTTCTTTCACCAAATGCACCatctaaaagaagaaaagaaatagttTATAGCTGGAACAAAATGAAAGTAATGTTGCACAGAGAAGGTTCCAAACAGGTGTCATGCTTACCTTCTGCTCTGTTTGCAAGGGATtcaatctattttcttttggaCCCTTACGCCAAAGAAACAATTAGAGACATTAAGCAGAGTAGACTTGCAATAATGATATATGTGTGTTTGCTATGACAAAGAATTTAGAAGGAACAAGTAGAACCTTCGTAGACAGATAGCTTGGTTGAGGAAATTGCAATTGAGATTTGTTATTTGGTTGGAGTTCACTTGTCAGGGAGAGCTGGCATTCACAGGCCAAAAGAATGTGAGCATCTTGGAAAGCATATGAGTGCAAAGGCTACGATAACAATAATGAGCACTACAACAGAAATaacataatgattttatttttttttaactacaagGTACAAATTGAAGGGTTACCTTACTGAAAAGATCTATGGGTGGATTATGTTGAAACCTCTTCTCcgtatgaaaattaaattcctGTAATTAACACTATATTGTTTCAAATGATTCTGCATACCATTAATCAGTAGTTCGGTACATAGGTACATATATAGCAACTAGAGCTATGGATTACCATTGGCACCGTGGTTTCCCGAATGCTAGTTTGAAAAACACCCATTTCTCCTTTACTAGAGAATATCTGCAATCAGAGACAACAAGCAGGTTCACATTTAGTAATTGCTACCACAACATTTAGAGCATAAGATCTGCACTATTTTCTCTATTACCTTCTTATTCAGAGGGCAAGCTTTGAATGTATGTGTTGCACCACATCCATCTTGCTTTGGAGGATTCTTGGTGGTTGGTCTGAGCAAAGTAGGAGAAAATTTGAAGTAAGCACTTAAGGGAAATGAACATCAAATGAAAATTGACCATCACAATTTACTCATTCTGAGGtcgattaataaaaaaaatattaccttcTGGATTCTGTCTTCACACTTTCTGAAATTGTACTGGGTTTATCCAGCCCCTGTAATAAAGCATTTCAGTCTCCCCgtgttttaataattatgacaaAGAAGATGATTACAACCACTAACTAAGACACAGAATACCACCAAAAACAGTTCTCATCATATTATCTACAAGATTTGAACCAGTGACGAAGACTGTTTTCAGTTGGGTTAGTAATCATGATTTCAAGGAATCTAAATAAACCTTGTTTGAATCATTGCACTGAAACGAGGAAGATGAAACTGAAGAGTTGTGCTGCATTGCCCTTTCTAATGTCTTCAAGTGAAATTCCTGAGAAGCAATGGAAGCATTTCTCAACACCAAATACAGGACAAAAGCTTCCTTCTTCTGAAGTGTTTTTCTATATTGGAGCAGGACCCATAGTCTCAGCACTGCTCTACTTATTATAGACAGAAATAGAAACAGGCAGAAGCCAGCTCAAGCACTTACTTGAAACTCTGGCAACTTTGGGGTACTCTTCTTTGGAAGAGGAAATGAAGGAGCCTCAAGAatctgcaaaacaaaatgatatatatatatttattttgggaaaacaaaacaaagtttCATATATGACATCTCAAGCTATTTAACTTGTATACTCACTTTTTGGTTCAATGGGCGTGCTTTGAATCTTCGTGCAGGCGCTGTCATGTATTGCTGTTCTTTGGGCCTGAGTTATAAACATGTCAATTATTTGGCCATCTGTGTTAAAGATAACTTGGTACCTCAGAATCTTGAACAGAAGCACAAACCTCATCCTCTGTGCCCTGTGTGCTGTTACAAGGTCAGGCTCTCTTGGAACAGTCAGCCTTAGTTTTGCATGAGAAGAGATTTTATCAACAAAACCATCCTGCAAGACCAGGTCGAAGTATTTGGTAACTTCAATTGATGATTTTATCCCGTTATGTAGATTGAACTATACAACCCTCTCCAATTCCAAAAAGTCTGAACTTCATCTCTTTTTCACCCCCATTGTTCTGATGATTATAAGTTTTCCTTTTATATACATATCAAAGCATATAGAAGATCACagctaaaaacataaaagcttTGTGCTTGATAGTTCATGACTATTGGAAAAAACATCAAAGCTGTCCTAACCACTTTATCTTAATACAAGTTAAgattgtaacttttttttatgaaacaatgGTGGCGAGCATATTTTCCCCAGAAATTGCGTAAAAGTTGTGCAAGTATACCTTTGGGGTTTAGGATTATGCTTCTAACATTTCTGAGGGttgattacaaaataaattagctCAGGTGAactgaaaaatcatttttttaagtgtttgagGTGTGAAAGACTTCAGGTCAACATAAATTAGATGATTGATCAAATATGCAATGCATACAAAATGTAACTTGAGGtccaaattaaaacaacaagcaTCTACCTTTTTAGATGTCTTGTGGATGAAATCTGTTTTCTGCTTTCCATCACCAATCTGTTATGTAGAACATGTAAATGGACtggtaaatatttataaaaaggaaaacaaaacgaTACTAAGATTTAGTTCAGGACCCCTGCACTAAATTTAGGGATCAATTTCACTCACAATCCGCAATTCACTAACATGAGCTTCCAAATGTCAAGCCAGGTCCAGTCATTAATAAACAGCCACACCTACATCCTAATCAACtcctttaatttgataataGAACATGAGAATGCAAGATACGGTAAAACAATTGAGGGAACATTCCCAATAACATGCATCAATGTGGCAACCACTGGTCTGCCTGCAACTACATGGTCAAAACCCTTGTATAAATAACAagagttctttctttcttttttattctttttttttttttatgtgtgtgtgttatcAAAAAGTCCATTATTGATCAGCACATATAACTTCATGACAAGTTCTCCAAAATACAAGCAAAAGGAATGGGCAAGAAGATAGATTCACAAAAGCTGTGTACCTTGCAAACGTGACCTCCTTCCAGTTTCTGCCTCTTGGCAGAATGACTTTCAAGTGCAGAAGAATTGCATAAGCTTCTCTCCTTTTGACCCAGCAGTATCTGAAATCTAAAAATTAGAGATGTAATATTAGAAAGTGACTGTATTAAACTGAAAGGTCTCTGATTTTAGCTTCCAGTGAGTTGCTATATGGTAATTGCCTCTAGCTTAAATGCatagaatattaaatattcttCATAAAAGAAGATGAATGCTTTATGGTATATACTCACACAACAATCCACATGTTTGCCAAAGttgtgcttttaaaattgaatgggCCATCTAACTAAAACCATAAGAAAAGGACCAAGACAAGTTCCAAGTTGTAGCTTTATTggaaaatttcataaaataaataagcataTTTCTTCAACAGTATAACAAGTAACGataaaagttgttttctttGACCACAAGTAAACAAGAACAAAGAATTTAGTGAGAATCACCTGGAAACACCTATTTGAGTGGGGCGATTTTGCTTAGCCAACTGACTAGCCGTAGGTTTCATCAAAGTTGAACTCCTGGGAAATGTTGGCTTGACCATGGACTTCACCTTGGGGTTTGATTTATCAGTAGATTTCTGATGGTAAAAAGTCAATCCTGCaagcaaaaacaagaaattttttgaaagcTAGCACAGTTCGACCAAAGTTTTGGCAAACTAGCACAAGTTGAAAAGGTATTTGGAAAATAACACAGTTTAGTTAAAGTCGCAGATAGGAACTGCAACTTTGTTAAAGTCACGTTTGGGAACACGACTTTAACCCCTAACCCTAAACTAACtctaaataaaccctaaactaccCTAACCCCAAATAAATCCTAAATTGAAATCAGTATCTCAAACATCAGTTAATGGCTAAAAATACGAGGAAGGGTGATCTAGCTGGAGTAATATTTTAATGCAAGAATAACACAATCATATAATGTTTCTCAAAATAGTTGTTTGCCGTTGTTTTTATTCAACTCCAATGATAGGAAGCTTCATTGCATATTTGAGGCTACAAGCCATGGAGGATGGAATATTGATACAAATGAGTGTTGGTATTGCAACATGTATTGATTCTaccattcaaaaaaaatcaaggtctATGTTGTTTTCAAAGAACACTGGTCCTAAGCACTgctttcccaaaaaaaaaatcatggagtACTTGGTGTGAAAGCGAAAACAGCTCTGTGTGTAATATTTTTCTGACAGAATTATTTTTCACCAAGTcaatcttgaaaaaaagaaaattggattGGCCAAGCAAGGTTTATTTCGAGCTCTAGTCATCACAATCTAAAATTTGCTATGGTGAAGTAAAAGTCATAGGGCATATATAGTCTCTACACAAGCATAATCATTAGTACCTGTATCGTCCACCTCTATTGCAGAAACTTCTGGTCCCATGTCATCATTAAGCAGAGGAGCCCTATTTTCCTCATCTTTAGATTTTGGAGAGGTATTAACATTCTCCAGTAGACTGTACACAAACTTTGCCACAAATGctgaaacacaaacaaatacaCCAATTTAAGCTAAAAacgaataattataaaaatagtaaataagGATTGGCTTGATAATAGTTATTAAGAGCTCCATAATTCAATAAACAATCAGGGAAAAACGAGCAATGAACAAATTACGGTGTTTTGAGACTCACGAGAGGGAGGACAGCTCGGCGCCGTATCAAACCACCGCTGAACCTCACGCGCCTCCGCGATTGACTCCAGGCTAGTGAAATCGAAGTACTTTGGAGCATCAAACTCGTAATCAAGATCAATTTCACGCGCCTCAAACACCATAAACTCCACCTCcattttctcttccatttccatCTCTCTCCAAAACACACACTCTCTCTATAACCGTTATAgtggaggagaggagaggaacGGCGTTGATTCCGTTGAGAGAACGGTCGCTTGCCAAACCTCTCTTACTGTAGCATCGAATgcaataagtaaataaataaatcatttaaaataaatactcctttttcttaatttgttttggtatttaGTTGCCAAAAATACACCGCTGGgttggtgggttttttttttctccaataatattatcatttaggttacaattttttttttaagggaaaacAGCCTAAAATCTTATTGGATAAGGAAagataaatttagtttttaagcataatatcatgtttttgtttttgtttttgtttttgttttttaaaattatttttgaaaaaaaacatttatttttttttattttttaataattttttctttatttttatattaatgttaagaataaattttaaaaaataaaaaatattttaaaaaataatcattgttataacactaaaaaaaaaaaaatttaaaaataggcAGAATTATATCCTGAATATTAATAAATACCCGAGAAGCACAAAATGaggttttgagtttttattattatttgcaatgatcaaaaatttgaattttatggaACGGaagtttataataatatattaataattggATTATGAGTGTGGAAATGACAAGACAGTTCTGCCCTGGGGATCTGGAAGAATGGCTGTAGTTGGGTTTCGAGTGGTGAGTGAGATTTGAATTGAGATAAAGGGTAAGATGTGGAATTTAGTTGTCGAGGGGAGTGAGGTTTTTGTCTTTGAACAGAGGGGCAAGTGTTTATCGGGGATCGAGATTACTGTCGAGGAGTCTGAAGATTTCGGCGCTTGTTCGAGTTACCCTTGTGGGTGCAAATAAATTACGAGATTTGACATTAAC is a window encoding:
- the LOC18094425 gene encoding LOW QUALITY PROTEIN: guard cell S-type anion channel SLAC1 (The sequence of the model RefSeq protein was modified relative to this genomic sequence to represent the inferred CDS: inserted 1 base in 1 codon; substituted 1 base at 1 genomic stop codon) — encoded protein: MARYQFGWEKVMLQEIPIEATLLWKLSGSQAHSVWPHHKCNHLFPGVESGITSFPVVKGTISSAALHSWNPVPSTLNTLCAPADYEDILLPRDKKWPFLHRFSIGCFGFSWKCLSSQAVLWRALAASPATQFLHIIPFINLALWLLALAILIYVSFTYILKCIFYFEAVKREYFHPVRVNFFFAPWVVCMFLANSVPPLLAPENLHPALWCAFMGPYFFLELKIYGQWLSGGKRRLCKVANPSSHLSVVGNFVRAILASKVGWKEAAKLWAVGFAHYLVVFVTLYQRLPTSEPLPKELHPVYSMFIAAPSPASIAWETIYGDFDGLSRTXRINFFTGFGFSVALWSYTFPMTTASVTTIKYAENVPGVLSKGLALALSFMSSTMVVVLLVFTLLHAFVWHTLFPNDVAVAVAIAMKKRRLVKEKKPFEEACDIXLWAKQARIKHNSANKDFSGENEMGSSSSTLP
- the LOC7478094 gene encoding protein TPX2 isoform X1 encodes the protein MEMEEKMEVEFMVFEAREIDLDYEFDAPKYFDFTSLESIAEAREVQRWFDTAPSCPPSPFVAKFVYSLLENVNTSPKSKDEENRAPLLNDDMGPEVSAIEVDDTGLTFYHQKSTDKSNPKVKSMVKPTFPRSSTLMKPTASQLAKQNRPTQIGVSRFQILLGQKERSLCNSSALESHSAKRQKLEGGHVCKIGDGKQKTDFIHKTSKKDGFVDKISSHAKLRLTVPREPDLVTAHRAQRMRPKEQQYMTAPARRFKARPLNQKILEAPSFPLPKKSTPKLPEFQEFHLKTLERAMQHNSSVSSSSFQCNDSNKGLDKPSTISESVKTESRRPTTKNPPKQDGCGATHTFKACPLNKKIFSSKGEMGVFQTSIRETTVPMEFNFHTEKRFQHNPPIDLFSKLSLTSELQPNNKSQLQFPQPSYLSTKGPKENRLNPLQTEQKMVHLVKERQSIFGGKQQIQYGSNMGTNEVRNQSIRRSLGIR
- the LOC7478094 gene encoding protein TPX2 isoform X2, with product MEMEEKMEVEFMVFEAREIDLDYEFDAPKYFDFTSLESIAEAREVQRWFDTAPSCPPSPFVAKFVYSLLENVNTSPKSKDEENRAPLLNDDMGPEVSAIEVDDTGLTFYHQKSTDKSNPKVKSMVKPTFPRSSTLMKPTASQLAKQNRPTQIGVSRFQILLGQKERSLCNSSALESHSAKRQKLEGGHVCKIGDGKQKTDFIHKTSKKDGFVDKISSHAKLRLTVPREPDLVTAHRAQRMRPKEQQYMTAPARRFKARPLNQKILEAPSFPLPKKSTPKLPEFQGLDKPSTISESVKTESRRPTTKNPPKQDGCGATHTFKACPLNKKIFSSKGEMGVFQTSIRETTVPMEFNFHTEKRFQHNPPIDLFSKLSLTSELQPNNKSQLQFPQPSYLSTKGPKENRLNPLQTEQKMVHLVKERQSIFGGKQQIQYGSNMGTNEVRNQSIRRSLGIR